In Oceanispirochaeta sp. M1, the DNA window CTAGTTGGACAATACTTCTCTTAAAATCAATCATATCTTAATCCTTAATATGGTTTAGAAAGAACACAAGCTCACGGTCGAATTGTATACGGAACTTAACTATCTGAAACGAATATGAAAGCCTCTTTTTGAATCACCATCAAAGCCAAGATTTTCATAAAATTTATGAGCAACTGATCGATCATCAGACGCTGTACTCAATAGCATGACTTTGTAACAGGATTCTCTTTGTGCAAGATCTATAGCTTTTTCTATCACAGCCCTTCCATATCCTCTCTGTCGGTGTTCGGGGTGTGTGATAACATTCTCAATTAATGCATATGACTTCTTCCCACGTGAAAGATTTGGTGTAATTGAAATATTACAAGATGCTACAATTCTATCTTTATCTATGGCAACAAAGTATGTCAGACCATCATGATTCAATATACTGGCCCACTTCTCTTTGAAGCTTCCAATAATAGAATAATCTTCTTCACTAAATAGGAATTGATATAAGGTTAGTATTTGTTCTAAATCTTCATCCACAGCTTTTCGAATGATCATGTTTTCAAAATCTCCAGGTTTTTATATGCTGAATAGAAAGAATCCACAAAATCCAGCAGTAAATCTTTTGCTTTGCTCTAATAATAGATAATAATTTTTTTTACAAATAGAATTACAACTCAGTCATATAGTAGGGCATATCATACTATTTCACCTGACTTTCCTATTGTCACACTTCTTATTGAGATTTTCAACCAATAATAAATTACTGCTTCTCATTAAGAGCAAAATGATTTGCCATGGAGACAAGTTGATGCCAATATCTGGCTTTTAACCAGGACGTAATACGGATGATTAGAGAGTTAAACGCATGGGAACTTTATTGTTTTGTCAAAACTTCTGGTGGGGTAGGATGAAATAAGAAAAGTAAAAAC includes these proteins:
- a CDS encoding GNAT family N-acetyltransferase, producing the protein MIIRKAVDEDLEQILTLYQFLFSEEDYSIIGSFKEKWASILNHDGLTYFVAIDKDRIVASCNISITPNLSRGKKSYALIENVITHPEHRQRGYGRAVIEKAIDLAQRESCYKVMLLSTASDDRSVAHKFYENLGFDGDSKRGFHIRFR